The following are encoded in a window of Primulina eburnea isolate SZY01 chromosome 4, ASM2296580v1, whole genome shotgun sequence genomic DNA:
- the LOC140828902 gene encoding protein phosphatase 2C 29-like: MGAGFSQVFPCFNPAAGPNGTDPDLIFGVNAEPLDETLGHSFCYVRSSARFVSPTNSDRFVSPTQSLRFDDSSTAHTRPSKSSGLPETWFRAISGASVSANSSTPVTVLQLEDNCNDAMNAAAPQNANSSGGKGFVAGLPRGGSNVMLDGFESTSSFSALPLQRVPRSGGEAPSGPLERAFFMSGPIERGAVSGPLDAAGGDNNGSGGVPFSAPLGGMYVKKRKKVISGIRKALYRNFSVVPVRNFIGGGGGGQKDVMAGDDSSREAAMMECDSNVQWALGKAGEDRVHVVVSEELGWLFVGIYDGFNGPDGPEFLMSNLYKAMYSELEGLFWDTNDTVSALNADTTDSSYPSNLNTDIVPESDDSKEGDSESSVKKVLFGGEQFEVKRRRLWEFLMEEDPEDGVDLSGSDRFAFSVDDALCVSNSSPAVNRRSLLSAKVKDGLPNGPKDKGSKRFFPWRFWLEGKHKADGELRENNIADDGEAEEKKVSRIGRKRKVGVVDHELVLSAMSRALEITERAYLDLTNRVLDRYPELALMGSCLLVVLMRDEDVYTMNVGDSRAIVAQNELEEVSSSSEVHTHGDLGFNSGDIVEESVNVCERECNRVNVAHTNQSIGLTALQLSTDHSTSIQEEVIRIKNEHPDDSNCIVNDRVKGRLKVTRAFGAGFLKQKKLNDALLEMFRNEYIGTTPYISCSPSLRHHKLSARDQFLVLSSDGLYQYFSNQEVVLHVQTFMERNSDGDPAQHLIEELLFRAARKAGMDFHELLDIPQGDRRKYHDDVTVMVVSLEGRIWKSSGKYL; this comes from the exons ATGGGTGCTGGGTTTTCGCAGGTTTTTCCATGTTTCAATCCTGCTGCCGGCCCGAACGGGACCGATCCGGACCTCATTTTCGGCGTCAATGCGGAGCCGCTCGACGAAACCCTAGGCCACTCCTTCTGCTACGTCCGGTCCTCCGCTCGCTTCGTTTCTCCCACGAACTCCGATCGCTTCGTTTCGCCCACTCAATCTCTTCGCTTCGATGATTCGTCCACTGCTCATACGAGGCCATCCAAATCGTCTGGGTTGCCTGAAACTTGGTTCCGAGCTATTTCTGGAGCTTCGGTTAGTGCCAACTCTTCCACTCCCGTAACTGTCCTTCAGCTTGAAGATAATTGCAACGATGCCATGAATGCTGCCGCCCCTCAAAATGCTAATAGCAGCGGTGGCAAGGGTTTTGTGGCTGGGCTGCCTAGGGGTGGTAGTAATGTAATGCTGGATGGATTTGAGAGTACATCGTCGTTTAGCGCCTTGCCACTGCAGCGGGTTCCTCGAAGTGGGGGCGAGGCACCTTCCGGCCCACTAGAGAGGGCCTTTTTCATGTCTGGCCCAATCGAGCGGGGAGCTGTCTCTGGACCGCTTGATGCTGCTGGTGGCGATAACAATGGGAGTGGAGGGGTGCCATTTTCGGCTCCTCTTGGGGGAATGTATGTAAAGAAGAGAAAGAAGGTGATTTCAGGAATTCGAAAGGCTTTGTATCGAAACTTTTCGGTGGTCCCAGTACGGAATTTTATTGGCGGAGGTGGGGGTGGCCAGAAGGATGTTATGGCCGGTGATGATAGCAGCCGAGAAGCTGCAATGATGGAATGTGACAGCAATGTACAATGGGCACTAGGAAAAGCGGGGGAGGATCGGGTGCATGTTGTTGTGTCAGAGGAATTGGGTTGGCTCTTTGTTGGAATCTACGATGGATTTAATGGCCCCGATGGCCCTGAATTTCTGATGAGCAATTTATACAAAGCCATGTACAGTGAATTAGAGGGTTTGTTTTGGGACACAAATGATACAGTTTCAGCTTTGAATGCAGATACTACTGATAGTTCTTATCCATCAAACCTTAACACAGACATTGTCCCAGAGTCTGATGACAGCAAAGAAGGTGATTCTGAATCATCAGTAAAAAAAGTTCTCTTTGGAGGAGAACAGTTTGAAGTTAAGAGGAGGAGATTATGGGAATTTTTAATGGAGGAAGATCCAGAAGACGGGGTTGATCTATCAGGTTCTGATAGATTTGCATTCTCTGTTGATGATGCATTGTGCGTGAGTAATTCTAGCCCAGCAGTGAATAGGCGGTCCTTACTGTCGGCAAAAGTAAAGGACGGGTTACCGAATGGGCCTAAGGATAAGGGCAGTAAGAGGTTCTTTCCTTGGAGATTTTGGCTGGAGGGAAAACATAAAGCAGATGGAGAACTGAGGGAAAACAATATTGCAGATGATGGGGAAGCTGAAGAGAAGAAAGTGAGTAGAATTGGTAGGAAGCGGAAGGTAGGAGTTGTTGATCACGAATTGGTGTTGAGTGCAATGTCTAGAGCGCTTGAAATTACCGAGCGAGCATATTTGGATTTGACCAATAGGGTTCTTGATCGGTACCCAGAGCTTGCATTGATGGGGTCTTGTTTGTTGGTTGTGTTGATGAGGGATGAAGATGTGTATACGATGAACGTTGGGGATAGTCGGGCTATCGTAGCACAGAATGAACTTGAAGAGGTCAGTAGTAGTTCAGAAGTACATACTCACGGGGATCTTGGGTTCAATAGCGGAGACATTGTCGAAGAGTCTGTAAACGTGTGCGAGAGGGAGTGTAATAGGGTTAATGTAGCTCACACAAATCAATCTATTGGGTTGACTGCTCTGCAGTTGTCCACTGACCATAGCACGAGCATACAGGAG GAAGTGATTAGAATCAAGAACGAGCACCCTGATGACTCTAATTGCATAGTGAATGACAGGGTTAAAGGCCGTCTTAAAGTAACTCGTGCATTTGGGGCTGGATTTCTCAAACAG AAAAAACTAAATGATGCCTTGTTAGAAATGTTTCGGAATGAGTATATTGGTACCACCCCTTACATATCGTGTTCACCTTCTCTTCGCCACCACAAACTGTCAGCCAGAGATCAGTTTTTGGTGCTTTCATCTGATGGCTTGTATCAATATTTTAGCAATCAAGAGGTGGTGTTGCATGTACAGACTTTTATGGAGAGGAACTCCGATGGAGATCCTGCTCAGCACCTGATAGAGGAGCTTTTGTTCCGTGCTGCGAGAAAAGCTG GAATGGATTTTCACGAGCTTCTGGATATTCCACAAGGAGATCGTAGGAAGTACCATGATGATGTTACGGTTATGGTGGTATCTCTTGAGGGTAGAATTTGGAAATCATCAGGGAAATACCTCTGA
- the LOC140828904 gene encoding transcription factor MAMYB-like encodes MEFLDEYESRPRLMIQSKQLAQPSDPESNQSSPYIHKPTLFVSLSLSVAVFYIAFRYIDLEPQKSLLLWLSCSLLLGPFAPSSLTAGDIRVGLGPIIEEIPKEIVDTDEKLNRKSSKPNRKLCEDPVRFDGLLDKSTSVNGFGSSLDSDKKEADSCGSLIEEKFEEREWSSTDEDVLRKLMGTHPAGQPGRWEAIAKGFKGKHTVESVILKAKVTGVKKSSDQDSFEKFLKDRKPVDKRVLDEAGDGGIATIHTNVEDERKVSGWSAGEDLALLNALKAFPKDVPMRWEKIAASLPDKTKSACMKRVTELKKDFRNSRTSTGQGS; translated from the coding sequence ATGGAGTTCTTGGATGAATACGAAAGTAGACCAAGATTGATGATCCAATCGAAGCAATTGGCCCAACCTTCGGATCCCGAATCCAATCAATCGTCTCCATATATTCACAAGCCTACGCTTTTTGTTTCCCTTTCTCTTTCAGTTGCCGTTTTCTACATTGCATTTCGTTACATCGATTTAGAACCCCAGAAATCCCTTCTTTTGTGGCTCTCATGTTCCCTTCTTCTCGGGCCCTTTGCCCCTTCTTCCCTTACCGCTGGTGATATTCGTGTCGGACTCGGTCCCATTATCGAGGAAATTCCCAAGGAGATTGTTGATACGGATGAAAAATTGAACAGAAAATCATCGAAACCCAACAGAAAACTATGTGAAGATCCAGTCAGATTTGATGGGCTCCTCGATAAATCAACGAGTGTTAATGGGTTTGGGTCGTCCCTTGATTCGGACAAGAAGGAGGCTGATAGTTGCGGGTcattgattgaagagaaatttGAGGAGAGGGAGTGGAGTAGCACGGATGAGGACGTGTTGAGGAAGTTGATGGGAACGCATCCAGCGGGGCAACCTGGGCGATGGGAGGCAATAGCAAAGGGGTTCAAAGGAAAGCACACGGTGGAGAGTGTGATATTGAAAGCTAAAGTAACGGGAGTGAAAAAGTCTAGTGATCAAGATTCATTCGAGAAGTTTCTAAAGGATCGTAAGCCTGTCGATAAACGAGTTCTCGATGAGGCCGGGGATGGTGGAATTGCTACAATCCATACAAATGTGGAAGATGAGAGGAAAGTGAGTGGATGGAGTGCTGGAGAGGATTTAGCTTTGCTTAATGCGTTAAAAGCATTTCCAAAGGATGTGCCCATGAGGTGGGAGAAGATTGCTGCTTCTCTCCCAGATAAAACTAAGTCAGCCTGTATGAAGAGGGTGACAGAGTTGAAAAAAGATTTTCGGAATTCAAGGACCTCTACTGGTCAAGGTTCTTAG